In the Piscinibacter sp. XHJ-5 genome, one interval contains:
- a CDS encoding DMT family transporter produces MTAPHRPWLSYLCLGSAMALVGSYVGLSKLLVVVFPIFLLAWLRFGIAALAMARWVKRADAEAPLSRHDRRLLFLESFLGNFLFSICMLFGVAMTSALAAGVIMAAIPAVVALLSRVFLDERIPARVALGIACAVGGIALVSVVRHDAGDGGGSLLGNLLLLGAVVCEASYVVIGKRLTGNVSAKRISALVNLWGLVLVTPLGMWQALRYDFGGVPVASWGLLLFYSLTASVFTVWLWMTGLRHVPASSAGVFTVFLPVSAAAVGVAVLGERFSGVQAAAYGLALAGVVLATWPTGPSGSPATPWLRRATRR; encoded by the coding sequence ATGACCGCGCCCCACCGCCCCTGGCTGTCCTACCTGTGTCTCGGTTCCGCCATGGCGCTGGTCGGCAGCTATGTCGGCCTGTCCAAGCTGCTGGTCGTCGTCTTTCCCATCTTCCTGCTCGCCTGGCTGCGCTTCGGCATTGCCGCGTTGGCGATGGCGCGCTGGGTCAAGCGAGCGGATGCGGAAGCACCGCTGAGCCGGCACGACCGCCGCCTGCTGTTCCTCGAGTCCTTCCTGGGCAATTTCCTGTTCTCCATCTGCATGCTGTTCGGCGTGGCGATGACCTCGGCGTTGGCGGCCGGCGTGATCATGGCGGCGATCCCAGCGGTGGTGGCCCTGCTCTCGCGCGTCTTCCTCGACGAGCGCATCCCGGCCCGAGTCGCCCTGGGCATCGCCTGCGCCGTCGGCGGCATCGCCCTGGTCTCGGTGGTGCGCCACGATGCCGGCGATGGCGGCGGCTCGCTGCTCGGCAACCTGCTGCTGCTCGGCGCGGTGGTGTGCGAGGCCAGCTATGTCGTGATCGGCAAGCGGCTCACCGGCAACGTCTCGGCCAAGCGCATCAGCGCGCTGGTGAACCTGTGGGGACTGGTGCTGGTGACGCCGCTCGGCATGTGGCAGGCGCTGCGCTACGACTTCGGCGGCGTGCCGGTCGCGTCATGGGGCCTGCTGCTGTTCTATTCGCTGACCGCCAGCGTCTTCACCGTCTGGCTGTGGATGACCGGCCTGCGGCACGTGCCCGCCTCGTCGGCAGGCGTGTTCACGGTATTCCTGCCGGTCAGCGCCGCGGCCGTCGGCGTGGCGGTGCTCGGCGAGCGCTTCAGCGGCGTGCAGGCAGCGGCCTATGGGCTGGCGCTCGCGGGCGTGGTGCTGGCCACTTGGCCTACGGGGCCGTCTGGATCTCCTGCGACGCCGTGGCTGCGCCGGGCCACTCGGCGATGA
- a CDS encoding response regulator, which yields MNPRQDAPATGAAADDDIDRSDDKSNILIVDDLPEKLLVFGTVLEDLGQNLVFVNSGSEALREVLHREFAVILLDVNMPDIDGFETASLIRKYKRSAHTPIIFITAYADEMQTAKGYSLGAVDYILSPVVPEMLRSKVKVFVELHQMQRRVRRQADERVALVAAEAARRVAEENDRRSNFLSHASRVLSGSLDVSVGARLLLELAVPEVATLAVLQLLDDDRPMSEVMVAASREGEATTLVRVDGRGLPSAVQEALQQAVQVKQRITLHPNALRRMGSEAFGLSGPLALRAAVTVPLMIGERVLGVLMVGAEQAAPGHAVRDWAALEELASRAAIAFENAHLYRSLQSEIVERRAAEAELQEANQRKDEFLAMLSHELRNPLAPIRNALEVIRRIAPPDPKFNWAGDVMDRQVRHLTRLVEELLDVARISQGKIQLNKEPVDLAAVISQSVETAQPFIEARGHMLTLELPDTPVWLQGDFARLAQVVSNLLHNAAKYSEDGGRIHLALRVDGGQAQITVRDNGIGIDAALLPRIFDLFAQGARSLDRMQGGLGVGLTLARRLVELHGGSVEAKSEGVKKGAEFIVTIPCVSVVPRADDASSERPHPVARVNGRRILIVDDNQDAAESIAQYLQLEGHEVKAVGDGQQALACVPVFAPQIVVLDIGLPVMNGYEVARRMRKMPATRDALIVALTGYGQKEDQLRAIDAGFDRHFVKPTDPRVLVQLIAEWPGAATASQEIQTAP from the coding sequence ATGAATCCGCGGCAGGATGCACCGGCGACGGGCGCTGCGGCCGATGACGACATCGACCGCAGTGACGACAAGTCGAACATCCTGATCGTCGACGACCTGCCCGAGAAGCTGCTGGTCTTCGGCACCGTGCTCGAGGACCTGGGGCAGAACCTGGTGTTCGTCAATTCGGGCAGCGAGGCGCTGCGCGAGGTGCTGCACCGGGAGTTCGCTGTCATCCTGCTCGACGTCAACATGCCGGACATCGACGGCTTCGAGACCGCGTCGCTGATTCGCAAGTACAAGCGCTCGGCCCACACGCCGATCATCTTCATCACCGCCTATGCCGACGAGATGCAGACCGCCAAGGGCTATTCGCTCGGCGCGGTCGACTACATCCTCTCGCCGGTCGTGCCGGAGATGCTGCGCAGCAAGGTCAAGGTATTCGTCGAGCTGCACCAGATGCAGCGGCGCGTGCGCCGCCAGGCCGACGAGCGCGTCGCCCTGGTCGCCGCCGAAGCAGCGCGCCGCGTCGCGGAGGAGAACGACCGCCGCTCCAACTTCCTCTCGCACGCGAGCCGCGTGCTCAGCGGCTCGCTGGACGTGAGCGTCGGCGCCCGCCTGCTGCTGGAGCTCGCGGTGCCGGAGGTGGCGACGCTGGCCGTGCTGCAGCTGCTCGACGACGACCGGCCGATGAGCGAGGTGATGGTGGCCGCCTCGCGCGAGGGCGAGGCGACGACGCTGGTCCGCGTGGACGGCCGCGGGCTGCCGTCGGCCGTCCAGGAAGCCTTGCAGCAGGCCGTCCAGGTCAAGCAGCGCATCACCTTGCATCCGAATGCGCTGCGCCGCATGGGGTCCGAGGCCTTCGGCCTGAGCGGACCGCTCGCGCTGCGCGCGGCCGTCACGGTGCCTCTGATGATCGGCGAGCGTGTGCTCGGCGTGCTGATGGTCGGTGCAGAGCAGGCGGCGCCGGGCCATGCGGTGCGCGACTGGGCCGCGCTCGAGGAGCTGGCCAGCCGCGCGGCCATCGCCTTCGAGAATGCCCATCTCTACCGCAGCCTGCAGTCCGAGATCGTCGAGCGACGCGCTGCCGAGGCCGAGCTGCAGGAGGCCAACCAGCGCAAGGACGAGTTCCTCGCCATGCTCTCGCACGAGCTGCGCAACCCGCTGGCACCCATCCGCAATGCGCTGGAGGTGATTCGCCGCATCGCACCGCCCGATCCGAAGTTCAACTGGGCGGGCGACGTCATGGACCGCCAGGTGCGACACCTGACCCGGCTGGTGGAGGAGCTGCTGGACGTGGCGCGCATCAGTCAGGGCAAGATCCAGCTGAACAAGGAACCGGTGGACCTGGCCGCGGTGATCTCGCAGAGCGTCGAGACAGCGCAGCCGTTCATCGAGGCGCGCGGCCACATGCTGACGCTGGAGCTGCCCGACACGCCCGTGTGGCTGCAGGGCGACTTCGCGCGATTGGCCCAGGTCGTGTCCAACCTGCTGCACAACGCGGCCAAGTACAGCGAGGACGGCGGCCGCATCCACCTCGCCCTGCGCGTGGACGGCGGCCAGGCGCAGATCACGGTACGGGACAACGGCATCGGCATCGACGCAGCGCTGCTGCCGCGCATCTTCGACCTGTTCGCGCAAGGCGCTCGCTCGCTGGACCGCATGCAAGGCGGCCTCGGCGTCGGCCTCACGCTCGCGCGCCGGCTGGTCGAGCTGCACGGCGGCTCCGTCGAGGCGAAAAGCGAGGGCGTGAAGAAGGGAGCCGAGTTCATCGTGACGATTCCCTGCGTGAGCGTCGTGCCGCGCGCCGACGATGCGTCGTCGGAGCGCCCGCATCCGGTGGCCCGCGTGAACGGCCGCCGCATCCTGATCGTCGACGACAACCAGGATGCGGCCGAGAGCATCGCCCAGTATTTGCAGCTCGAAGGGCACGAGGTGAAGGCGGTCGGCGACGGCCAGCAGGCGCTCGCCTGCGTGCCCGTGTTCGCGCCGCAGATCGTCGTGCTCGACATCGGCCTGCCGGTGATGAACGGCTACGAAGTGGCGCGCCGCATGCGCAAGATGCCGGCCACGCGCGACGCCCTGATCGTCGCGCTGACCGGCTACGGGCAGAAGGAGGACCAGCTGCGTGCCATCGATGCCGGCTTCGACCGGCACTTCGTCAAGCCGACGGACCCGCGCGTGCTGGTGCAGCTCATCGCCGAGTGGCCCGGCGCAGCCACGGCGTCGCAGGAGATCCAGACGGCCCCGTAG
- a CDS encoding aldehyde dehydrogenase, protein MNKPAIDWRQRASSLSFDGRAFIGGQRVPAHGGETFDCVSPIDGRVLTQVARGRQADIDAAVGAARMAFDDGRWAHKPPAQRKRILQRFAERILAAKEELALLETLDMGKPVQHSLGVDVQSAARTIAWYAEAVDKVYDEVAPTPRNSLALITREPMGVIGAVVPWNYPMLMASWKLGPALAAGNSVVLKPSEKSPLSALRLAELALEAGLPEGVFNVVPGYGHEAGEALALHMDVDAIGFTGSTRVGRRMLEYAGRSNLKRVYNELGGKSAFVVFEDFADVQRAATTVAASMFFNQGESCNAPSRVFVHERLADEFVGIVAGEAPKYQPGDPLSGSAEMGAIVDDVQLRSVLGYIESGHGEGAAVVAGGKRARTDSGGYYVEPTVFDRVGNDMKIAREEIFGPVLSVIRFRTEDEAVRMANDSPYGLQASVWSDNINRAHRVARALRAGTVHVNQYDEDDITVPFGGYKQSGNGRDKSLHAFDKYTELKTTWVRIDPAQA, encoded by the coding sequence ATGAACAAGCCGGCGATCGATTGGCGCCAACGCGCCTCCTCCCTCAGCTTCGACGGACGCGCCTTCATCGGCGGACAGCGTGTGCCGGCGCACGGCGGCGAGACCTTCGATTGCGTCTCTCCGATCGACGGTCGCGTGCTGACGCAGGTGGCGCGCGGACGCCAGGCCGACATCGACGCGGCGGTGGGCGCGGCGCGGATGGCGTTCGACGACGGCCGCTGGGCCCACAAGCCGCCGGCGCAGCGCAAGCGCATCCTGCAGCGCTTCGCGGAACGCATCCTGGCGGCGAAGGAGGAGCTGGCGCTGCTCGAGACGCTCGACATGGGCAAGCCGGTGCAGCACAGCCTGGGCGTCGACGTGCAGTCCGCGGCGCGCACCATCGCCTGGTACGCCGAGGCGGTCGACAAGGTCTACGACGAGGTGGCGCCCACGCCGCGCAACAGCCTGGCGCTGATCACGCGCGAGCCGATGGGCGTCATCGGCGCCGTCGTGCCGTGGAACTACCCGATGCTGATGGCCAGCTGGAAGTTGGGGCCGGCGCTGGCCGCGGGCAACAGCGTGGTGCTCAAGCCGAGCGAGAAATCGCCGCTCAGCGCGCTGCGCCTGGCCGAGCTCGCGCTCGAAGCCGGACTGCCCGAAGGCGTGTTCAACGTCGTGCCGGGCTACGGCCACGAAGCCGGCGAGGCGCTCGCGCTGCACATGGACGTGGATGCGATCGGCTTCACCGGCTCGACGCGCGTCGGCCGCCGCATGCTCGAGTACGCCGGCCGCAGCAACCTGAAGCGCGTGTACAACGAGCTGGGCGGCAAGTCGGCGTTCGTCGTGTTCGAGGATTTCGCCGACGTGCAGCGTGCCGCGACGACGGTGGCGGCCAGCATGTTCTTCAACCAGGGCGAGAGTTGCAACGCGCCATCGCGGGTCTTCGTGCACGAGCGCCTGGCCGACGAGTTCGTGGGCATCGTCGCCGGGGAGGCGCCGAAGTACCAGCCGGGCGACCCTTTGTCGGGCAGCGCCGAGATGGGCGCCATCGTCGACGACGTGCAGCTGCGCAGCGTGCTGGGCTATATCGAATCGGGCCACGGCGAGGGGGCGGCCGTCGTCGCCGGCGGCAAGCGGGCGCGGACCGACAGCGGTGGCTACTACGTCGAGCCGACCGTGTTCGACCGCGTCGGCAACGACATGAAGATCGCCCGCGAGGAAATCTTCGGGCCGGTGCTGTCGGTGATCCGCTTCCGCACCGAGGACGAGGCCGTTCGCATGGCCAACGACAGTCCCTATGGGCTGCAGGCGAGCGTGTGGAGCGACAACATCAACCGCGCCCACCGCGTCGCGCGTGCGCTGCGCGCCGGCACCGTGCACGTCAACCAGTACGACGAGGACGACATCACCGTGCCTTTCGGCGGCTACAAGCAGAGCGGCAACGGGCGCGACAAGTCGCTGCACGCGTTCGACAAGTACACGGAGCTCAAGACCACCTGGGTGCGGATCGATCCGGCGCAGGCATGA
- a CDS encoding aspartate aminotransferase family protein, producing MKEKSTAEWQAADAAHYLHPFTDFKSLAAKGSRIVTRADNIYLWDSDGQKILDAMSGLWCVNVGYGRRELIEAATAQLKQLPFYNSFFQTATPPAIALAELLAEVTPPQFRHVFFSGSGSEGNDTVVRMVRRYWDIQGHPERDVIISRHNGYHGSTMAGASLGGMWGMHAQGGLPIPGIVHIEQPCWFELGQAMSRDDFGIKAAGWLEARILEVGPDKVAAFIGEPVQGAGGVIVPPSTYWPEIQRICDKYGVLVISDEVICGFGRTGHWFGCETFDFRPDLMTFAKGVTSGYIPLGGVMVGERVAKALIEQGGEFHHGYTYSGHPVACAVAIANIGVIRREGLVERVRNELGPYLARQFEALAEHPLVGEAQTCGMMGALQLVRNKASSESFDASLEVGMVCRGHCFGNGLIMRAVGDRMIVAPPLVMTLGQIDEMVALIRRCLDLTLADVKQRGWM from the coding sequence ATGAAAGAAAAAAGCACCGCCGAGTGGCAGGCCGCCGATGCGGCCCACTACCTGCATCCGTTCACCGACTTCAAGTCGCTCGCGGCCAAGGGTTCGCGCATCGTCACCCGGGCCGACAACATCTACCTGTGGGACAGCGACGGCCAGAAGATCCTCGATGCGATGTCGGGACTGTGGTGCGTCAACGTCGGCTACGGACGGCGCGAGCTGATCGAGGCGGCGACGGCGCAGCTCAAGCAGCTGCCCTTCTACAACTCGTTCTTCCAGACCGCCACGCCGCCGGCGATCGCGCTGGCCGAGTTGCTGGCCGAGGTGACGCCGCCGCAGTTCCGCCACGTGTTCTTCTCCGGCTCGGGCTCGGAGGGCAACGACACGGTCGTGCGCATGGTCCGCCGCTACTGGGACATCCAGGGACACCCCGAGCGCGACGTGATCATCAGCCGGCACAACGGCTACCACGGCTCCACCATGGCCGGCGCCTCGCTCGGCGGCATGTGGGGCATGCATGCGCAGGGCGGGCTGCCGATTCCCGGCATCGTGCACATCGAGCAGCCCTGCTGGTTCGAGCTGGGCCAGGCGATGAGCCGCGACGACTTCGGCATCAAGGCTGCCGGCTGGCTCGAAGCCAGGATCCTCGAGGTCGGTCCCGACAAGGTGGCGGCCTTCATCGGGGAGCCGGTGCAAGGCGCCGGCGGCGTCATCGTGCCGCCCTCGACCTACTGGCCCGAGATCCAGCGCATCTGCGACAAGTACGGCGTGCTGGTCATCTCCGACGAAGTCATCTGCGGCTTCGGGCGCACCGGCCACTGGTTCGGCTGCGAGACCTTCGACTTCCGGCCCGACCTGATGACCTTCGCCAAGGGCGTGACCTCGGGCTACATCCCGCTGGGCGGCGTGATGGTGGGCGAGCGCGTGGCCAAGGCGCTGATCGAACAGGGCGGCGAGTTCCACCACGGCTACACCTACAGCGGCCACCCGGTGGCCTGCGCGGTCGCCATCGCCAACATCGGCGTGATCCGGCGAGAAGGGCTGGTCGAGCGCGTGCGCAACGAGCTCGGCCCTTACCTCGCGCGCCAGTTCGAGGCCCTGGCCGAGCATCCGCTCGTCGGCGAAGCGCAGACCTGCGGGATGATGGGCGCCCTGCAACTGGTGCGCAACAAGGCGAGCAGCGAGAGCTTCGATGCGAGCCTGGAGGTCGGCATGGTGTGCCGCGGCCACTGCTTCGGCAACGGGCTCATCATGCGTGCCGTGGGCGACCGCATGATCGTCGCGCCGCCACTGGTCATGACCTTGGGGCAGATCGACGAGATGGTCGCACTGATCCGCCGCTGCCTCGACCTGACGCTGGCCGATGTCAAGCAGCGCGGCTGGATGTGA